A portion of the Osmerus mordax isolate fOsmMor3 chromosome 22, fOsmMor3.pri, whole genome shotgun sequence genome contains these proteins:
- the hpxb gene encoding hemopexin: MKLLFLTLWLCLALGFTSAAPSHHDRMMADPAQEETHHAAKLNRCDGVEFDAIAPDEKGNTFFFKGDHLWKGFHGPAQLSNETFKELDDYHHLGHVDAAFRMHNKENPEDHDHIYFFLDAKVFSYYNQTLEEGYPKDIQEDFPGVPRDLDAAVECPQGECITDSVLFFKGDTVYSYDIPTKSIKQKVWPHLPNCTSAFRWLEHYYCFRGNEFTRFHPVTGAVEGDYPKDARAYFMRCPNFGHGHGGRSMVPKCSEISLNAITTDSAGRSYAFRGSYYMRLDTHRDGKHAFPITRSWKDIPGAVDAVFNHNDRMYMIAGDQVYIYKSDAHYTLIEGYPKPLKEEMGIDGTVNAALLCADENIVHFIQGNKMLDVDLSATPRTVKSDSPLPIGGITAAVCGPEGVRVFVGSEYYDYKTPRLLAFSRIRVQPQKITSGMFNCED; the protein is encoded by the exons ATGAAGCTCCTCTTTCTGACACTCTGGCTGTGTTTAGCACTGGGGTTCACCAGCGCTGCTCCATC GCACCATGACAGAATGATGGCAG ATCCGGCCCAGGAGGAGACCCATCATGCTGCCAAGCTAAACCGGTGTGATGGCGTTGAGTTTGATGCCATTGCCCCTGATGAGAAAGGAAACACCTTCTTCTTTAAAG GTGACCACCTGTGGAAGGGCTTCCATGGACCAGCTCAGCTCTCCAACGAGACCTTCAAGGAGCTGGATGACTACCATCACCTGGGACATGTAGATGCCGCCTTCCGCATGCACAACAAGGAAAACCCAGAGGACCACGATCACATCTACTTCTTCTTG GATGCTAAAGTGTTTAGCTACTATAACCAGACTCTGGAGGAGGGCTATCCAAAAGACATCCAAGAGGACTTCCCAGGTGTCCCCAGAGACCTTGACGCCGCTGTGGAGTGTCCACAGGGAGAATGCATCACTGACTCTGTCCTGTTCTTCAAAG GAGATACGGTGTACAGTTATGACATCCCGACCAAGTCAATAAAACAGAAAGTGTGGCCTCACCTTCCCAACTGCACCTCCGCCTTCCGATGGCTGGAACATTACTACTGTTTCCGAGGAAATGAGTTCACCAGGTTCCATCCCGTTACCGGGGCTGTGGAGGGAGATTACCCCAAGGATGCTAGAGCTTACTTTATGAGGTGCCCGAACTTCG GTCATGGTCATGGGGGTAGGTCAATGGTGCCCAAATGCAGTGAGATCAGCCTGAATGCCATTACAACCGACAGCGCTGGTAGAAGCTACGCCTTCAGAG GTTCTTACTACATGCGCCTGGACACGCACCGCGATGGCAAACATGCCTTCCCCATCACCAGGTCCTGGAAGGAcattcccggggccgtggatgCTGTCTTCAACCACAATGACAGGATGTACATGATTGCG GGGGATCAAGTCTATATTTACAAGTCAGATGCCCACTACACTCTCATCGAGGGCTACCCTAAACCCCTGAAGGAGGAGATGGGCATCGATGGCACTGTGAATGCTGCTCTTTTGTGTGCTGACGAAAATATTGTGCATTTTATTCAAG GCAACAAGATGCTTGACGTTGACCTGTCTGCCACCCCCAGGACAGTAAAGAGTGACTCTCCTCTGCCTATTGGGGGGATCACTGCCGCCGTGTGTGGTCCCGAAGGGGTCAGAGTGTTTGTGGGGTCCGAGTACTATGACTATAAAACCCCTAGGCTGCTGGCCTTCAGCAGGATCAGGGTCCAGCCCCAAAAAATTACCTCCGGGATGTTCAACTGTGAGGACTAG